In Tachysurus fulvidraco isolate hzauxx_2018 chromosome 11, HZAU_PFXX_2.0, whole genome shotgun sequence, one DNA window encodes the following:
- the stard13b gene encoding stAR-related lipid transfer protein 13 isoform X4 encodes MTASELKLRRSFSQQLRYSTCRAWALLGKKGRQRRLAEIEAKEACEWLRAAGFPQYAQLFEDSQFPIDITPVKKDHDFLDKDLVEPLCRRLNTLNKCASMKLDVNLPKKKSEDSDSDDLFAISDKWTFEWSSRRWSRLLDEAGPREPGEESVLRATPSSESVLTDLSEPDVSSLHSESSSGSTGVQAHSADDSDSSRRACSDSSAMPKLGTGHLSSDHPSYSSLSVKHGKLGRTRAKDFLRRMETLRSREGAENGCKTLVISAPTLQHEPQALKALRCVEINGHGVLNSHSSSEGSSSQSGGSTVSTPSLKERKAHRAEHKRSGMYLDDLDVFSGIVQGKRNEFRSYEDLVVHIPKDHKPGTFPKALSIESLSPTAVPLSRVSEAQRQPSIKEQRPVTQCCSRGSRISIYDNVPGSHLYASTGDLIDLKNEDLFPHLDDILQHVNGLQQIVDHWSKNVLPTGDSVAKSMVEQDGKSQVNMQSSSHITLDLEGHSVLEGQVTPSDGDRDGVSLNETESTGIRERRDSGVGASLTRPNRLRWPSFQISNRLSHSMASLQITNQSAGQLSLLQRFSLLRLTAIMEKYSLSNKHGWTWSVPKFMKRMKVPDYKDKNVFGVPLIVHVQRFGQPLPLGLQQALRYLRSQCLDQVGLFRKSGVKSRIQALRQMNENSPEDVNYEDQSAYDVADMVKQFFRDLPEPLLTSKLGETFLHIYQYVPKDQRLQAVQAAIMLMSDENREVLQTLLCFLSDVTSSVQENQMTPMNIAVCLAPSLFHLNILKKENLSPRTMQKKYATGRPDQKDLNENLAATQGLAHMITECNRLFEIPHEMVTQSRNSYVEADLQAPTLEDLCKQQQQQHNEEEEDEGSWPVHLESRLQVLLKEARDKAKGWVSCQSSDNTELAYKKVGDGNPLRRWRVSVEVEAPPSVVLNRILRERHLWDVDLLQWRVCEVLDKQTEIFQYVLNRMPPHPSRDFVVLRSWRTDLPRGACSLVSVSIEHDECPLIGGIRGIVLESGYLLEPCGSGKSRLTHICRVDLKGRTPEWYNKAFGHLCAAEAARIRNSFQPIHADGPETKI; translated from the exons AGATCGAAGCGAAGGAAGCTTGCGAGTGGCTCCGAGCTGCAGGTTTCCCGCAGTACGCGCAGCTTTTTGAAG ACTCACAGTTTCCCATCGACATAACTCCTGTGAAGAAAGATCACGACTTCTTGGATAAAGACCTCGTCGAGCCTTTATGCCG ACGACTGAACACGTTGAACAAGTGTGCCTCTATGAAACTGGACGTGAATCTCCCCAAAAAGAAG AGCGAGGACTCGGATTCTGATGACCTGTTTGCAATTAGTGACAAATGGACCTTTGAATGGAGCAGTCGTCGCTGGTCCCGTCTCCTTGATGAGGCGGGGCCCAGGGAGCCAGGGGAGGAGTCAGTTCTTCGTGCCACACCCAGCAGCGAGAGTGTCCTGACAGACCTTAGCGAACCCGACGTCTCGTCTTTGCACAGCGAAAGCAGCAGTGGAAGCACAGGAGTCCAAGCTCACAGTGCAGACGACTCAGACAGCTCACGCCGTGCCTGTTCTGACTCAAGTGCCATGCCCAAGCTAGGGACTGGCCATCTTTCCTCAGACCATCCTAGCTACTCCTCACTTTCTGTCAAGCATGGCAAGCTGGGCCGGACACGGGCCAAGGACTTCCTACGACGCATGGAGACTCTGCGGTCACGTGAGGGAGCAGAAAATGGGTGCAAGACTTTGGTGATCAGTGCCCCTACTCTTCAGCATGAACCTCAGGCCTTGAAGGCTCTTCGGTGTGTGGAGATTAATGGCCATGGTGTGTTGAATTCACACTCGAGCAGTGAAGGAAGCAGCAGCCAATCTGGGGGCAGCACTGTCAGTACTCCAAGCCTGAAGGAACGCAAAGCCCACCGTGCTGAGCACAAGCGCAGTGGCATGTATTTGGATGACCTGGATGTCTTCTCTGGAATTGTTCAGGGTAAACGCAATGAATTCCGCTCTTACGAAGATCTGGTTGTGCACATCCCGAAAGACCACAAGCCTGGAACCTTCCCCAAGGCTCTTTCCATTGAGAGTCTCTCACCCACAGCTGTACCTCTCAGCAGGGTTTCTGAAGCCCAGCGTCAGCCAAGCATAAAAGAGCAGAGACCTGTTACACAATGCTGCTCACGTGGCAGCCGCATCAGCATCTACGACAATGTGCCTGGCTCACACCTCTATGCCAGCACCGGAGACCTCATCGATTTAAAAAATGAGGACCTGTTCCCTCACTTGGATGATATCCTACAGCATGTGAATGGCCTGCAGCAGATTGTGGATCACTGGTCTAAGAATGTTTTGCCTACAGGAGATAGTGTGGCAAAGAGCATGGTGGAGCAGGATGGGAAAAGTCAGGTGAACATGCAGTCCTCGAGTCACATCACACTAGATTTGGAGGGTCACTCTGTGCTGGAGGGGCAGGTTACTCCCAGTGATGGAGACAGGGATGGTGTTTCACTTAATGAAACTGAATCTACAGGAattagagagaggagagactcTGGAGTTGGAGCTTCCCTCACCAGGCCAAATCG TCTGCGATGGCCGAGTTTCCAGATCTCCAACCGCCTCAGCCATTCAATGGCTTCTCTACAGATCACCAACCAATCAGCTGGACAGCTCAGCCTCCTGCAGAGGTTCTCTCTACTGCGCCTCACTGCCATCATGGAAAAGTACTCATTGTCTAACAAGCATGGCTGGACCTG GTCAGTGCCAAAGTTCATGAAGAGGATGAAAGTTCCTGATTATAAAGATAAGAACGTGTTTGGTGTTCCTCTCATCGTGCACGTCCAGCGCTTCGGTCAGCCTCTACCTCTGGGCCTTCAGCAGGCTCTACGCTACCTCAGGAGCCAGTGTCTTGACCAG GTGGGTCTTTTCCGCAAGTCTGGAGTGAAATCTCGCATCCAGGCTCTCAGGCAGATGAATGAGAACTCTCCGGAGGATGTGAATTATGAGGACCAGTCCGCCTACGACGTGGCCGACATGGTCAAGCAGTTCTTCAGAGATCTTCCTGAGCCACTCCTCACCAGCAAACTGGGAGAAACCTTCCTTCATATTTACCAAT ATGTGCCTAAGGACCAGCGGTTGCAAGCAGTCCAGGCAGCCATCATGCTGATGTCCGATGAGAACAGAGAAGTCCTGCAAACCTTGTTGTGCTTCCTCAGTGATGTTACCTCCTCTGTGCAGGAGAATCAGATGACGCCCATGAATATCGCCGTCTGTTTAGCACCCTCCCTTTTTCACCTCAATATCCTGAAGAAGGAAAATCTCTCTCCAAG AACCATGCAAAAGAAATACGCCACTGGAAGACCTGACCAAAAGGACTTGAATGAGAACCTGGCCGCCACACAAGGCTTGGCACATATGATCACAGAGTGTAACCGGCTATTTGAG ATTCCCCATGAAATGGTGACTCAGTCGAGGAACTCCTACGTGGAGGCTGACCTGCAGGCCCCGACGCTGGAGGACTTGTgtaagcagcagcagcagcagcacaatgaagaagaagaggacgAAGGCTCCTGGCCTGTGCACTTAGAGTCCCGACTTCAAGTTCTGCTCAAGGAGGCACGAGACAAAGCCAAGGGCTGGGTGTCCTGCCAAAGCTCTGACAACACTGAACTCGCATACAAAAAG GTAGGCGATGGGAACCCATTGCGGCGTTGGCGTGTGTCAGTGGAGGTGGAGGCTCCTCCATCCGTAGTGTTGAACCGCATACTGCGAGAGCGCCACCTGTGGGATGTGGATCTGCTGCAGTGGAGAGTGTGTGAAGTGCTTGACAAGCAGACTGAGATCTTCCAATACGTCCTGAACCGCATGCCCCCGCACCCTAGCAGGGATTTTGTAGTGCTCAG gTCGTGGAGGACAGATTTACCTCGGGGAGCATGCTCCCTCGTGTCCGTCTCCATCGAGCATGACGAGTGTCCTCTCATAGGTGGCATCAGGGGCATTGTGCTTGAGTCTGGCTACCTGCTGGAACCCTGCGGCTCGGGCAAGTCACGGCTCACACACATCTGCAGAGTGGACCTCAA AGGCAGAACTCCAGAATGGTACAACAAAGCATTCGGTCACCTGTGTGCCGCAGAAGCCGCCCGCATCCGCAACTCCTTCCAGCCCATCCATGCAGATGGCCCGGAGACTAAAATCTGA
- the stard13b gene encoding stAR-related lipid transfer protein 13 isoform X2 codes for MRGACWTHLCNVCFYLWCLLYEEKSQLWARRAVTMFKELPEAESSECLASMTPETQDIYLRMDHHRRRSGYRLGRIIARQQLLRKIAAEIEAKEACEWLRAAGFPQYAQLFEDSQFPIDITPVKKDHDFLDKDLVEPLCRRLNTLNKCASMKLDVNLPKKKSEDSDSDDLFAISDKWTFEWSSRRWSRLLDEAGPREPGEESVLRATPSSESVLTDLSEPDVSSLHSESSSGSTGVQAHSADDSDSSRRACSDSSAMPKLGTGHLSSDHPSYSSLSVKHGKLGRTRAKDFLRRMETLRSREGAENGCKTLVISAPTLQHEPQALKALRCVEINGHGVLNSHSSSEGSSSQSGGSTVSTPSLKERKAHRAEHKRSGMYLDDLDVFSGIVQGKRNEFRSYEDLVVHIPKDHKPGTFPKALSIESLSPTAVPLSRVSEAQRQPSIKEQRPVTQCCSRGSRISIYDNVPGSHLYASTGDLIDLKNEDLFPHLDDILQHVNGLQQIVDHWSKNVLPTGDSVAKSMVEQDGKSQVNMQSSSHITLDLEGHSVLEGQVTPSDGDRDGVSLNETESTGIRERRDSGVGASLTRPNRLRWPSFQISNRLSHSMASLQITNQSAGQLSLLQRFSLLRLTAIMEKYSLSNKHGWTWSVPKFMKRMKVPDYKDKNVFGVPLIVHVQRFGQPLPLGLQQALRYLRSQCLDQVGLFRKSGVKSRIQALRQMNENSPEDVNYEDQSAYDVADMVKQFFRDLPEPLLTSKLGETFLHIYQYVPKDQRLQAVQAAIMLMSDENREVLQTLLCFLSDVTSSVQENQMTPMNIAVCLAPSLFHLNILKKENLSPRTMQKKYATGRPDQKDLNENLAATQGLAHMITECNRLFEIPHEMVTQSRNSYVEADLQAPTLEDLCKQQQQQHNEEEEDEGSWPVHLESRLQVLLKEARDKAKGWVSCQSSDNTELAYKKVGDGNPLRRWRVSVEVEAPPSVVLNRILRERHLWDVDLLQWRVCEVLDKQTEIFQYVLNRMPPHPSRDFVVLRSWRTDLPRGACSLVSVSIEHDECPLIGGIRGIVLESGYLLEPCGSGKSRLTHICRVDLKGRTPEWYNKAFGHLCAAEAARIRNSFQPIHADGPETKI; via the exons AGATCGAAGCGAAGGAAGCTTGCGAGTGGCTCCGAGCTGCAGGTTTCCCGCAGTACGCGCAGCTTTTTGAAG ACTCACAGTTTCCCATCGACATAACTCCTGTGAAGAAAGATCACGACTTCTTGGATAAAGACCTCGTCGAGCCTTTATGCCG ACGACTGAACACGTTGAACAAGTGTGCCTCTATGAAACTGGACGTGAATCTCCCCAAAAAGAAG AGCGAGGACTCGGATTCTGATGACCTGTTTGCAATTAGTGACAAATGGACCTTTGAATGGAGCAGTCGTCGCTGGTCCCGTCTCCTTGATGAGGCGGGGCCCAGGGAGCCAGGGGAGGAGTCAGTTCTTCGTGCCACACCCAGCAGCGAGAGTGTCCTGACAGACCTTAGCGAACCCGACGTCTCGTCTTTGCACAGCGAAAGCAGCAGTGGAAGCACAGGAGTCCAAGCTCACAGTGCAGACGACTCAGACAGCTCACGCCGTGCCTGTTCTGACTCAAGTGCCATGCCCAAGCTAGGGACTGGCCATCTTTCCTCAGACCATCCTAGCTACTCCTCACTTTCTGTCAAGCATGGCAAGCTGGGCCGGACACGGGCCAAGGACTTCCTACGACGCATGGAGACTCTGCGGTCACGTGAGGGAGCAGAAAATGGGTGCAAGACTTTGGTGATCAGTGCCCCTACTCTTCAGCATGAACCTCAGGCCTTGAAGGCTCTTCGGTGTGTGGAGATTAATGGCCATGGTGTGTTGAATTCACACTCGAGCAGTGAAGGAAGCAGCAGCCAATCTGGGGGCAGCACTGTCAGTACTCCAAGCCTGAAGGAACGCAAAGCCCACCGTGCTGAGCACAAGCGCAGTGGCATGTATTTGGATGACCTGGATGTCTTCTCTGGAATTGTTCAGGGTAAACGCAATGAATTCCGCTCTTACGAAGATCTGGTTGTGCACATCCCGAAAGACCACAAGCCTGGAACCTTCCCCAAGGCTCTTTCCATTGAGAGTCTCTCACCCACAGCTGTACCTCTCAGCAGGGTTTCTGAAGCCCAGCGTCAGCCAAGCATAAAAGAGCAGAGACCTGTTACACAATGCTGCTCACGTGGCAGCCGCATCAGCATCTACGACAATGTGCCTGGCTCACACCTCTATGCCAGCACCGGAGACCTCATCGATTTAAAAAATGAGGACCTGTTCCCTCACTTGGATGATATCCTACAGCATGTGAATGGCCTGCAGCAGATTGTGGATCACTGGTCTAAGAATGTTTTGCCTACAGGAGATAGTGTGGCAAAGAGCATGGTGGAGCAGGATGGGAAAAGTCAGGTGAACATGCAGTCCTCGAGTCACATCACACTAGATTTGGAGGGTCACTCTGTGCTGGAGGGGCAGGTTACTCCCAGTGATGGAGACAGGGATGGTGTTTCACTTAATGAAACTGAATCTACAGGAattagagagaggagagactcTGGAGTTGGAGCTTCCCTCACCAGGCCAAATCG TCTGCGATGGCCGAGTTTCCAGATCTCCAACCGCCTCAGCCATTCAATGGCTTCTCTACAGATCACCAACCAATCAGCTGGACAGCTCAGCCTCCTGCAGAGGTTCTCTCTACTGCGCCTCACTGCCATCATGGAAAAGTACTCATTGTCTAACAAGCATGGCTGGACCTG GTCAGTGCCAAAGTTCATGAAGAGGATGAAAGTTCCTGATTATAAAGATAAGAACGTGTTTGGTGTTCCTCTCATCGTGCACGTCCAGCGCTTCGGTCAGCCTCTACCTCTGGGCCTTCAGCAGGCTCTACGCTACCTCAGGAGCCAGTGTCTTGACCAG GTGGGTCTTTTCCGCAAGTCTGGAGTGAAATCTCGCATCCAGGCTCTCAGGCAGATGAATGAGAACTCTCCGGAGGATGTGAATTATGAGGACCAGTCCGCCTACGACGTGGCCGACATGGTCAAGCAGTTCTTCAGAGATCTTCCTGAGCCACTCCTCACCAGCAAACTGGGAGAAACCTTCCTTCATATTTACCAAT ATGTGCCTAAGGACCAGCGGTTGCAAGCAGTCCAGGCAGCCATCATGCTGATGTCCGATGAGAACAGAGAAGTCCTGCAAACCTTGTTGTGCTTCCTCAGTGATGTTACCTCCTCTGTGCAGGAGAATCAGATGACGCCCATGAATATCGCCGTCTGTTTAGCACCCTCCCTTTTTCACCTCAATATCCTGAAGAAGGAAAATCTCTCTCCAAG AACCATGCAAAAGAAATACGCCACTGGAAGACCTGACCAAAAGGACTTGAATGAGAACCTGGCCGCCACACAAGGCTTGGCACATATGATCACAGAGTGTAACCGGCTATTTGAG ATTCCCCATGAAATGGTGACTCAGTCGAGGAACTCCTACGTGGAGGCTGACCTGCAGGCCCCGACGCTGGAGGACTTGTgtaagcagcagcagcagcagcacaatgaagaagaagaggacgAAGGCTCCTGGCCTGTGCACTTAGAGTCCCGACTTCAAGTTCTGCTCAAGGAGGCACGAGACAAAGCCAAGGGCTGGGTGTCCTGCCAAAGCTCTGACAACACTGAACTCGCATACAAAAAG GTAGGCGATGGGAACCCATTGCGGCGTTGGCGTGTGTCAGTGGAGGTGGAGGCTCCTCCATCCGTAGTGTTGAACCGCATACTGCGAGAGCGCCACCTGTGGGATGTGGATCTGCTGCAGTGGAGAGTGTGTGAAGTGCTTGACAAGCAGACTGAGATCTTCCAATACGTCCTGAACCGCATGCCCCCGCACCCTAGCAGGGATTTTGTAGTGCTCAG gTCGTGGAGGACAGATTTACCTCGGGGAGCATGCTCCCTCGTGTCCGTCTCCATCGAGCATGACGAGTGTCCTCTCATAGGTGGCATCAGGGGCATTGTGCTTGAGTCTGGCTACCTGCTGGAACCCTGCGGCTCGGGCAAGTCACGGCTCACACACATCTGCAGAGTGGACCTCAA AGGCAGAACTCCAGAATGGTACAACAAAGCATTCGGTCACCTGTGTGCCGCAGAAGCCGCCCGCATCCGCAACTCCTTCCAGCCCATCCATGCAGATGGCCCGGAGACTAAAATCTGA
- the stard13b gene encoding stAR-related lipid transfer protein 13 isoform X3, which yields MKISQIEAKEACEWLRAAGFPQYAQLFEDSQFPIDITPVKKDHDFLDKDLVEPLCRRLNTLNKCASMKLDVNLPKKKSEDSDSDDLFAISDKWTFEWSSRRWSRLLDEAGPREPGEESVLRATPSSESVLTDLSEPDVSSLHSESSSGSTGVQAHSADDSDSSRRACSDSSAMPKLGTGHLSSDHPSYSSLSVKHGKLGRTRAKDFLRRMETLRSREGAENGCKTLVISAPTLQHEPQALKALRCVEINGHGVLNSHSSSEGSSSQSGGSTVSTPSLKERKAHRAEHKRSGMYLDDLDVFSGIVQGKRNEFRSYEDLVVHIPKDHKPGTFPKALSIESLSPTAVPLSRVSEAQRQPSIKEQRPVTQCCSRGSRISIYDNVPGSHLYASTGDLIDLKNEDLFPHLDDILQHVNGLQQIVDHWSKNVLPTGDSVAKSMVEQDGKSQVNMQSSSHITLDLEGHSVLEGQVTPSDGDRDGVSLNETESTGIRERRDSGVGASLTRPNRLRWPSFQISNRLSHSMASLQITNQSAGQLSLLQRFSLLRLTAIMEKYSLSNKHGWTWSVPKFMKRMKVPDYKDKNVFGVPLIVHVQRFGQPLPLGLQQALRYLRSQCLDQVGLFRKSGVKSRIQALRQMNENSPEDVNYEDQSAYDVADMVKQFFRDLPEPLLTSKLGETFLHIYQYVPKDQRLQAVQAAIMLMSDENREVLQTLLCFLSDVTSSVQENQMTPMNIAVCLAPSLFHLNILKKENLSPRTMQKKYATGRPDQKDLNENLAATQGLAHMITECNRLFEIPHEMVTQSRNSYVEADLQAPTLEDLCKQQQQQHNEEEEDEGSWPVHLESRLQVLLKEARDKAKGWVSCQSSDNTELAYKKVGDGNPLRRWRVSVEVEAPPSVVLNRILRERHLWDVDLLQWRVCEVLDKQTEIFQYVLNRMPPHPSRDFVVLRSWRTDLPRGACSLVSVSIEHDECPLIGGIRGIVLESGYLLEPCGSGKSRLTHICRVDLKGRTPEWYNKAFGHLCAAEAARIRNSFQPIHADGPETKI from the exons AGATCGAAGCGAAGGAAGCTTGCGAGTGGCTCCGAGCTGCAGGTTTCCCGCAGTACGCGCAGCTTTTTGAAG ACTCACAGTTTCCCATCGACATAACTCCTGTGAAGAAAGATCACGACTTCTTGGATAAAGACCTCGTCGAGCCTTTATGCCG ACGACTGAACACGTTGAACAAGTGTGCCTCTATGAAACTGGACGTGAATCTCCCCAAAAAGAAG AGCGAGGACTCGGATTCTGATGACCTGTTTGCAATTAGTGACAAATGGACCTTTGAATGGAGCAGTCGTCGCTGGTCCCGTCTCCTTGATGAGGCGGGGCCCAGGGAGCCAGGGGAGGAGTCAGTTCTTCGTGCCACACCCAGCAGCGAGAGTGTCCTGACAGACCTTAGCGAACCCGACGTCTCGTCTTTGCACAGCGAAAGCAGCAGTGGAAGCACAGGAGTCCAAGCTCACAGTGCAGACGACTCAGACAGCTCACGCCGTGCCTGTTCTGACTCAAGTGCCATGCCCAAGCTAGGGACTGGCCATCTTTCCTCAGACCATCCTAGCTACTCCTCACTTTCTGTCAAGCATGGCAAGCTGGGCCGGACACGGGCCAAGGACTTCCTACGACGCATGGAGACTCTGCGGTCACGTGAGGGAGCAGAAAATGGGTGCAAGACTTTGGTGATCAGTGCCCCTACTCTTCAGCATGAACCTCAGGCCTTGAAGGCTCTTCGGTGTGTGGAGATTAATGGCCATGGTGTGTTGAATTCACACTCGAGCAGTGAAGGAAGCAGCAGCCAATCTGGGGGCAGCACTGTCAGTACTCCAAGCCTGAAGGAACGCAAAGCCCACCGTGCTGAGCACAAGCGCAGTGGCATGTATTTGGATGACCTGGATGTCTTCTCTGGAATTGTTCAGGGTAAACGCAATGAATTCCGCTCTTACGAAGATCTGGTTGTGCACATCCCGAAAGACCACAAGCCTGGAACCTTCCCCAAGGCTCTTTCCATTGAGAGTCTCTCACCCACAGCTGTACCTCTCAGCAGGGTTTCTGAAGCCCAGCGTCAGCCAAGCATAAAAGAGCAGAGACCTGTTACACAATGCTGCTCACGTGGCAGCCGCATCAGCATCTACGACAATGTGCCTGGCTCACACCTCTATGCCAGCACCGGAGACCTCATCGATTTAAAAAATGAGGACCTGTTCCCTCACTTGGATGATATCCTACAGCATGTGAATGGCCTGCAGCAGATTGTGGATCACTGGTCTAAGAATGTTTTGCCTACAGGAGATAGTGTGGCAAAGAGCATGGTGGAGCAGGATGGGAAAAGTCAGGTGAACATGCAGTCCTCGAGTCACATCACACTAGATTTGGAGGGTCACTCTGTGCTGGAGGGGCAGGTTACTCCCAGTGATGGAGACAGGGATGGTGTTTCACTTAATGAAACTGAATCTACAGGAattagagagaggagagactcTGGAGTTGGAGCTTCCCTCACCAGGCCAAATCG TCTGCGATGGCCGAGTTTCCAGATCTCCAACCGCCTCAGCCATTCAATGGCTTCTCTACAGATCACCAACCAATCAGCTGGACAGCTCAGCCTCCTGCAGAGGTTCTCTCTACTGCGCCTCACTGCCATCATGGAAAAGTACTCATTGTCTAACAAGCATGGCTGGACCTG GTCAGTGCCAAAGTTCATGAAGAGGATGAAAGTTCCTGATTATAAAGATAAGAACGTGTTTGGTGTTCCTCTCATCGTGCACGTCCAGCGCTTCGGTCAGCCTCTACCTCTGGGCCTTCAGCAGGCTCTACGCTACCTCAGGAGCCAGTGTCTTGACCAG GTGGGTCTTTTCCGCAAGTCTGGAGTGAAATCTCGCATCCAGGCTCTCAGGCAGATGAATGAGAACTCTCCGGAGGATGTGAATTATGAGGACCAGTCCGCCTACGACGTGGCCGACATGGTCAAGCAGTTCTTCAGAGATCTTCCTGAGCCACTCCTCACCAGCAAACTGGGAGAAACCTTCCTTCATATTTACCAAT ATGTGCCTAAGGACCAGCGGTTGCAAGCAGTCCAGGCAGCCATCATGCTGATGTCCGATGAGAACAGAGAAGTCCTGCAAACCTTGTTGTGCTTCCTCAGTGATGTTACCTCCTCTGTGCAGGAGAATCAGATGACGCCCATGAATATCGCCGTCTGTTTAGCACCCTCCCTTTTTCACCTCAATATCCTGAAGAAGGAAAATCTCTCTCCAAG AACCATGCAAAAGAAATACGCCACTGGAAGACCTGACCAAAAGGACTTGAATGAGAACCTGGCCGCCACACAAGGCTTGGCACATATGATCACAGAGTGTAACCGGCTATTTGAG ATTCCCCATGAAATGGTGACTCAGTCGAGGAACTCCTACGTGGAGGCTGACCTGCAGGCCCCGACGCTGGAGGACTTGTgtaagcagcagcagcagcagcacaatgaagaagaagaggacgAAGGCTCCTGGCCTGTGCACTTAGAGTCCCGACTTCAAGTTCTGCTCAAGGAGGCACGAGACAAAGCCAAGGGCTGGGTGTCCTGCCAAAGCTCTGACAACACTGAACTCGCATACAAAAAG GTAGGCGATGGGAACCCATTGCGGCGTTGGCGTGTGTCAGTGGAGGTGGAGGCTCCTCCATCCGTAGTGTTGAACCGCATACTGCGAGAGCGCCACCTGTGGGATGTGGATCTGCTGCAGTGGAGAGTGTGTGAAGTGCTTGACAAGCAGACTGAGATCTTCCAATACGTCCTGAACCGCATGCCCCCGCACCCTAGCAGGGATTTTGTAGTGCTCAG gTCGTGGAGGACAGATTTACCTCGGGGAGCATGCTCCCTCGTGTCCGTCTCCATCGAGCATGACGAGTGTCCTCTCATAGGTGGCATCAGGGGCATTGTGCTTGAGTCTGGCTACCTGCTGGAACCCTGCGGCTCGGGCAAGTCACGGCTCACACACATCTGCAGAGTGGACCTCAA AGGCAGAACTCCAGAATGGTACAACAAAGCATTCGGTCACCTGTGTGCCGCAGAAGCCGCCCGCATCCGCAACTCCTTCCAGCCCATCCATGCAGATGGCCCGGAGACTAAAATCTGA